The following coding sequences lie in one Corynebacterium anserum genomic window:
- a CDS encoding asparaginase domain-containing protein yields the protein MDYKDSPSRFQVEEPAARRIPSLNTDIVPQTIVVIGTGGTISCARDPRSGDLVPSHPIDDIIAQAGIPHISHIHVESRDIMALDSSDLQLSDVDHILTCLHEGLNDTSYVHPLGGVIIIHGTDTLEETAMAVHCLIDSHVPVILTGAQRPFDDPCPDGPANLRDAFTFALSVPPDATMPAHVVFGGVALPASGVSKAHTHNDRAFVSSSADHGVTRAFSPTPQQRPASLPPSLADLRVEIVSAYGGCSSRVIDAITSDSKPLHGIVVSALGSGNIPRAMVESLCALDVPVRLCTRVPFGPMNAAYGGVGGGAELQRRGLTIESGLRPSQARMKLLCELASGRI from the coding sequence ATGGATTACAAGGACTCCCCGTCACGTTTTCAGGTCGAAGAGCCTGCAGCCAGGCGCATCCCTTCTCTGAACACTGACATTGTGCCCCAAACTATCGTCGTAATCGGGACGGGCGGCACTATTTCCTGCGCTCGGGATCCACGCAGCGGGGATCTCGTGCCGTCGCACCCCATCGACGACATCATCGCCCAGGCGGGTATCCCACACATCAGTCATATCCATGTCGAGTCCCGGGACATCATGGCATTAGATTCCTCCGACCTCCAGCTCAGTGATGTGGATCATATCCTCACCTGCCTTCATGAGGGTTTGAACGATACCTCTTATGTTCATCCCTTAGGTGGGGTCATTATCATCCATGGCACGGATACCTTAGAGGAAACCGCGATGGCTGTACACTGTCTCATCGACTCTCATGTGCCCGTCATTCTCACTGGAGCACAGCGTCCATTCGATGACCCATGTCCCGATGGACCGGCCAATCTCCGGGATGCTTTCACTTTTGCCCTATCCGTACCTCCAGATGCAACGATGCCGGCTCATGTGGTCTTTGGAGGGGTGGCTCTGCCTGCATCAGGGGTGAGCAAGGCTCATACGCACAACGACCGCGCCTTCGTATCTTCTTCTGCTGATCACGGCGTCACCCGTGCTTTTTCTCCCACCCCGCAGCAGCGCCCCGCATCTCTGCCGCCGTCATTAGCCGATCTACGTGTGGAGATCGTCTCGGCCTACGGTGGTTGCTCTAGCCGTGTGATCGACGCCATCACTTCCGACTCCAAACCTCTGCATGGCATAGTCGTTTCTGCGCTCGGCAGCGGAAATATTCCCCGGGCCATGGTTGAATCACTATGTGCACTAGACGTGCCCGTGAGGTTGTGCACGCGGGTTCCCTTCGGACCTATGAATGCTGCCTACGGTGGCGTCGGCGGCGGTGCCGAGCTCCAGCGCCGAGGACTGACAATAGAAAGTGGCCTTCGCCCGTCCCAGGCGCGGATGAAGTTGTTGTGCGAACTTGCGTCAGGGCGCATCTAG
- a CDS encoding DUF6263 family protein, whose translation MANRKTRRTLALTALFCLSTLTACGEDSNTHAQPVNAPVEGVTVQLLNAGEGSAQPLVWFTGPDEQKVKFSFTQGLEQKTLVDEEKLKKQQAEDRAKQSATQSSDSSASTTAPSFTTESNTDDLDVPYDEVTMDLPLTTNIHTDGHVRTSTVTVGRPSGSNTERNEDVATAEGFTMVTEQNLNGRVQNRNFSAPESATDSARASVEQALTRMNDVPIIFPDEPIGVGGKWKVSNRIDENGTSMLQDIIYTLSERQNKTVKLGVEVKRRPATKQLADTDLEVLDVSSESTGHIVLNLTHALPERGSVKVTTTTTYGQKDSAVKVIQTTMAKTSWAQSEEKQD comes from the coding sequence GTGGCTAATCGAAAGACCCGTCGAACATTGGCGCTCACCGCCCTTTTCTGTCTGTCTACGTTGACCGCTTGTGGCGAAGACTCAAACACCCATGCCCAACCAGTCAATGCTCCTGTCGAGGGTGTCACCGTGCAGTTGTTGAATGCAGGTGAGGGCTCTGCACAGCCACTCGTGTGGTTCACGGGTCCCGACGAGCAAAAGGTGAAGTTTTCCTTCACTCAGGGACTTGAACAAAAAACCCTAGTTGATGAAGAAAAGCTAAAGAAACAGCAGGCCGAAGACCGTGCTAAGCAGAGCGCTACGCAATCGTCTGATTCTTCCGCGTCGACCACTGCTCCAAGCTTTACCACCGAGAGCAATACCGACGATCTCGACGTTCCCTATGACGAAGTCACCATGGATCTCCCGCTGACCACCAACATCCACACCGATGGTCACGTACGCACCAGCACCGTCACCGTGGGGCGACCCTCAGGCAGTAATACCGAGCGTAACGAGGATGTGGCTACCGCCGAGGGATTCACGATGGTCACGGAACAGAACCTGAACGGCCGAGTTCAGAACCGGAATTTTTCTGCCCCTGAATCTGCAACTGACTCCGCTCGTGCCAGTGTTGAACAAGCACTCACCAGAATGAATGACGTGCCGATCATTTTCCCCGACGAGCCAATCGGTGTGGGAGGCAAGTGGAAAGTATCCAACCGCATCGATGAAAACGGCACATCCATGTTGCAGGACATCATCTACACACTGTCAGAGCGCCAAAACAAGACGGTCAAGCTGGGAGTGGAAGTCAAACGTCGGCCAGCGACCAAACAGCTAGCGGACACTGATCTGGAAGTTCTCGATGTCAGCAGCGAATCGACAGGGCACATAGTGCTCAATCTGACCCATGCTCTGCCTGAACGAGGTTCGGTGAAAGTTACGACCACAACCACTTATGGTCAGAAAGATTCCGCAGTAAAAGTTATTCAAACCACGATGGCAAAAACATCCTGGGCACAATCTGAGGAAAAACAGGACTAA
- a CDS encoding DNA polymerase IV, translating to MDAFFASVEQLTRPTLRGRPVLVGGMSGRGVVAGASYEARVFGAHSAMPMSQAVRLCRNRAVVVRPRLEVYKVASRRIFEVIRAHAGAVVEQLSVDEGFAEPPQLIGATDEEARAWAMRLQRAVEEETGLPSSVGMASTKLDAKMASDLGKPHGIAVVSVWRRMQVFGPRPAKELWGIGKVAQARLAEVGVHTIAEFVKMDRADVKSLLGAAGVDIQRMAAGNDTRPVAPRARSKQMSAERTLTTNIHTSTELWPIVNEVAKEAHRRLLKDGRAARTITAKVRTEDFHIHTRSATLPAGTDDLETITVAARRVMPRPEQLGSIRLVGVGLSGLVDIRQELLFPELITPAEEVGMVITMSDSNDHTANGMGGLAPLNARASNSGPWQTTQDVEHEIYGHGWVQGTGSGVVSVRFETRATGPGKTKTFSVNDPALHPADPLASLAWDLRPEERSMD from the coding sequence ATGGACGCTTTTTTTGCGTCTGTGGAACAATTGACCAGACCCACTCTGCGAGGTCGCCCGGTTCTCGTTGGTGGAATGAGCGGGCGGGGAGTCGTTGCCGGTGCGTCCTATGAGGCGAGAGTGTTTGGTGCGCATTCGGCAATGCCTATGAGCCAGGCGGTGCGTTTGTGCCGCAACAGGGCTGTGGTTGTTCGGCCTCGTTTGGAGGTGTACAAGGTGGCGTCGAGAAGAATCTTCGAAGTCATCCGAGCACATGCAGGCGCCGTGGTGGAGCAACTGTCCGTGGACGAAGGTTTTGCCGAGCCGCCTCAGCTCATAGGCGCTACCGACGAAGAAGCCAGAGCGTGGGCTATGCGCTTACAGCGTGCTGTGGAAGAGGAGACAGGTTTACCTTCCTCAGTGGGGATGGCTTCGACAAAACTCGACGCAAAAATGGCTAGTGACCTAGGGAAACCACATGGCATAGCGGTGGTTTCTGTGTGGCGAAGAATGCAGGTATTCGGGCCGCGACCGGCCAAGGAACTCTGGGGGATCGGCAAGGTGGCGCAAGCTCGGCTGGCAGAAGTGGGTGTGCACACTATCGCAGAATTCGTCAAGATGGATCGTGCCGATGTGAAGAGTTTGCTAGGTGCCGCCGGCGTAGATATTCAGCGCATGGCCGCAGGAAACGACACACGTCCCGTAGCTCCTCGTGCGCGCTCCAAACAAATGAGTGCTGAACGTACCCTCACCACGAATATTCATACATCAACAGAATTATGGCCGATCGTCAATGAGGTGGCCAAAGAAGCACACCGTAGGCTTCTCAAAGATGGTCGTGCAGCGCGTACTATTACCGCGAAAGTTCGCACGGAAGATTTTCATATCCATACCCGTTCGGCCACCTTACCCGCAGGCACAGATGATCTAGAGACAATCACCGTGGCCGCTCGGCGTGTTATGCCACGTCCAGAGCAACTCGGTTCGATTCGCCTCGTGGGTGTTGGGTTATCTGGGTTGGTGGATATACGGCAGGAGTTGCTCTTCCCAGAATTGATAACCCCAGCAGAGGAAGTGGGCATGGTGATCACCATGTCAGACAGCAATGATCACACTGCCAATGGTATGGGAGGCCTCGCGCCATTGAACGCTCGGGCGAGTAACTCCGGGCCGTGGCAGACCACCCAAGACGTGGAGCATGAGATTTATGGCCACGGTTGGGTGCAAGGCACCGGGTCAGGCGTGGTCAGTGTACGTTTCGAAACACGCGCGACTGGCCCAGGGAAAACGAAAACCTTTTCCGTTAATGACCCGGCTCTTCACCCCGCAGACCCCCTGGCCTCTTTGGCGTGGGATCTTCGCCCGGAGGAACGCTCGATGGACTAG
- the lspA gene encoding signal peptidase II, which translates to MTSKRVTGPALLLMLLIVAIDQLTKWLVVENLEPRTAYPVFGNFFRLFLIRNPGAAFSMGVDATLIFSVIQIAATVVCLIALFRARSWWTAVPAILIGSGAAGNLIDRIFRAPGALHGHVVDFLSFGSFAIFNIADSAITVGVVVYLLFALFVEPRRHKSVSERANPPAADGDNAANDECRLSDASGSGKGIEAAERREDMPR; encoded by the coding sequence GTGACTTCCAAACGTGTGACGGGGCCGGCCCTATTACTAATGCTTCTCATTGTGGCCATTGATCAGCTGACAAAGTGGCTTGTCGTAGAGAATCTGGAGCCCCGCACGGCGTATCCGGTGTTTGGTAATTTCTTTCGCCTGTTCCTGATACGTAATCCCGGCGCAGCCTTTTCCATGGGGGTGGATGCCACACTTATCTTTTCCGTGATCCAAATTGCTGCCACCGTCGTGTGTCTAATTGCTCTTTTTCGCGCACGCTCGTGGTGGACCGCGGTACCGGCGATCCTCATCGGTTCAGGTGCAGCAGGCAATCTCATTGACCGTATTTTCCGCGCTCCCGGTGCTTTGCACGGACATGTGGTGGATTTCTTATCTTTCGGAAGCTTCGCCATTTTTAATATTGCTGATTCAGCGATCACCGTGGGTGTTGTGGTCTATCTCCTGTTCGCCCTATTCGTCGAACCACGACGTCACAAGTCAGTTTCTGAGCGTGCAAACCCACCCGCTGCTGATGGCGACAACGCGGCCAATGACGAGTGCAGACTTTCGGATGCGAGTGGCAGCGGAAAAGGAATAGAGGCAGCAGAAAGAAGGGAGGACATGCCTCGATGA
- a CDS encoding EamA family transporter, which produces MDCPCGLTPRVAAPVVMIASGVSLYAGAALAVGLFHTFPPAIVAWMRIAAAGLILVIIQRPKIQSFFGTSGRLAMAFGVVTLGMNMVFYEAIARLPLGTAVAIEFLGPIAVAAWGSHSRRDWSALLLAGVGVLVLSGAQWAASPSGVMYALTAAMLWAGYIMLGSRVAKNSAYAGARDALAIGFAWSAVVSTPLVGAGYFLVWGSGIAPGWHVDALELVGLALGLGMLSAVIPYSLDQLVMKIAGPGYFALLLALLPLTASLLGAVALGQMLSIVELLGIAAVVAAVALREPG; this is translated from the coding sequence ATGGATTGCCCCTGCGGGCTCACGCCCCGCGTAGCCGCTCCAGTTGTCATGATCGCCTCTGGCGTGTCGTTGTACGCTGGTGCGGCCTTGGCAGTTGGACTCTTCCATACATTTCCCCCAGCGATTGTCGCCTGGATGCGCATCGCGGCTGCGGGGCTCATCCTCGTGATTATTCAGCGACCAAAGATCCAGAGTTTCTTTGGCACCTCGGGGCGCCTTGCCATGGCGTTCGGTGTGGTCACGCTGGGAATGAACATGGTGTTCTACGAGGCTATTGCTCGTCTTCCGCTAGGAACTGCCGTGGCGATTGAGTTTTTAGGTCCTATAGCGGTCGCTGCGTGGGGTAGTCATTCACGCCGTGACTGGTCAGCACTTCTTTTAGCTGGCGTCGGTGTGCTGGTGTTATCAGGGGCACAGTGGGCTGCTTCCCCGAGTGGGGTGATGTATGCGCTCACTGCGGCTATGTTGTGGGCTGGATATATCATGCTCGGCTCTCGTGTGGCGAAGAATTCTGCTTATGCTGGTGCGCGTGACGCTCTGGCGATTGGTTTTGCCTGGTCAGCAGTGGTTTCGACTCCTCTTGTCGGGGCGGGCTATTTCCTGGTGTGGGGTAGTGGCATAGCCCCTGGTTGGCATGTTGACGCGTTAGAGCTCGTTGGCCTTGCATTGGGTCTGGGAATGCTGAGTGCTGTGATTCCCTATAGTCTTGACCAATTAGTGATGAAAATAGCGGGGCCTGGATACTTTGCCTTGTTGCTTGCCTTGCTTCCGTTGACCGCGTCACTACTCGGCGCGGTGGCGCTAGGGCAGATGCTTAGTATTGTCGAGCTACTGGGGATTGCAGCAGTGGTAGCCGCGGTTGCCTTGAGAGAGCCGGGTTAG
- the ileS gene encoding isoleucine--tRNA ligase: MSTPAGGAYPRQDMTNGSSSFPVMEQEVLKYWAEDATFNESIAQREGAEEYVFYDGPPFANGLPHYGHLLTGYVKDIVPRYQTMRGKKVARVFGWDCHGLPAELEAEKQLGIKGRQGIEEMGMAKFNDYCASSVLRYADEWKEYVTRQARWVDFDNGYKTMDLDFMESVMWAFKELWNKGLIYQGFRVLPYSWAEHTPLSNQETRLDDSYKMRQDPTLTVTFPVTGAREGSAAAEIFTNHEEWGNVSLIAWTTTPWTLPSNLALAVNPTVEYSAVKVGAGSAFEGQVFVLATALISSFAKELGEDHQVLCSFPGSKLVGTTYEPVFPYFKDHPNAFQVIAADYVTTEDGTGIVHQAPAFGEDDMFACEAVGIEVVIPVDMDGKFTSQVPDYQGKLVFDANKDIIRDLKAEGKVVRHQTIEHSYPHSWRSGEPLIYMALPSWFVAVTKFRDRMVELNHEQIDWMPSHIRDGQFGKWLEGARDWNISRNRYWGAPIPVWVSDSEEYPRMDVYGSLDELERDFGVRPQSLHRPDIDQLTRPNPDDPTGKSTMRRVPEVLDCWFESGSMPFAQKHYPFENKEWFDTHSPADFIVEYSGQSRGWFYTLHVLSTALFDRPAFKKVVAHGIVLGDDGLKMSKSKGNYPNVNEVFERDGSDAMRWFLMSSPILRGGNLIVTEQGIREGVRHAMLPMWNAYSFLRLYASQPARYSTDSTNVLDRYILAKLHDTVTRVTEALDNTDVAIATDEIRTFCDALTNWYVRRSRERFWAGDTEYPEAFHTLYTVLETLCRVAAPLLPMTTEVIWRGLTGERSVHLTDYPKAEDLPQDSALVEAMDAVRSISSAASSLRKSHKLRNRLPLPRLAVAMPNADELENFTSIIADEVNVKEVVLTDDVASVGRFDVVVNARAAGPRLGKDVQRVIKAVKSGDYEVTDSGTVVADGIELQDGEYSRRLVATDPDNTAEVAGVGGLVVLDTCVTPELEAEGWAADRVRGLQDARKNAGFDVSDRITVTLSVPADKEAWAKEHAQSIAKEVLATEFHVVVGEELPVDVADGCTAQVTRN; encoded by the coding sequence ATGAGCACCCCAGCCGGTGGCGCATACCCACGCCAGGACATGACGAACGGATCTTCATCCTTCCCTGTGATGGAACAGGAAGTGCTGAAGTACTGGGCAGAGGACGCAACGTTTAATGAGTCCATTGCTCAGCGCGAGGGCGCTGAGGAATACGTGTTTTACGATGGCCCTCCATTCGCGAACGGGCTGCCACACTACGGTCATCTGCTGACCGGTTACGTCAAGGATATTGTGCCGCGTTACCAGACGATGCGTGGTAAGAAGGTGGCCCGCGTATTCGGCTGGGATTGCCACGGTCTGCCGGCGGAACTCGAAGCTGAAAAGCAGCTGGGGATCAAGGGACGCCAAGGTATCGAAGAGATGGGCATGGCGAAGTTTAATGACTACTGCGCGTCGTCCGTGTTGCGTTATGCCGATGAGTGGAAAGAGTACGTAACACGCCAGGCCCGCTGGGTTGATTTCGATAATGGCTACAAGACCATGGATCTGGACTTCATGGAGTCCGTAATGTGGGCGTTTAAGGAGTTGTGGAATAAAGGACTGATTTATCAGGGATTCCGCGTACTGCCTTACTCCTGGGCAGAGCACACACCGCTGTCGAACCAGGAGACACGGCTGGATGACTCCTACAAGATGCGTCAGGATCCAACTCTCACGGTCACCTTCCCGGTTACCGGTGCGCGCGAAGGTTCTGCTGCAGCAGAAATTTTCACCAACCATGAAGAATGGGGGAACGTCTCCCTCATCGCTTGGACGACCACGCCGTGGACCTTGCCTTCAAATTTGGCATTGGCAGTGAATCCCACCGTCGAATATTCTGCTGTGAAGGTGGGCGCAGGATCCGCATTTGAAGGTCAGGTTTTTGTTCTAGCCACCGCTCTCATCAGTAGTTTTGCAAAGGAGCTGGGCGAGGATCACCAAGTGCTGTGCTCGTTCCCGGGCTCCAAGCTGGTGGGAACGACTTACGAACCAGTGTTCCCGTACTTCAAAGATCACCCGAATGCCTTCCAGGTGATCGCTGCCGACTACGTCACTACTGAGGACGGTACAGGTATCGTTCATCAAGCCCCAGCCTTCGGTGAAGACGATATGTTTGCATGTGAAGCGGTGGGCATTGAGGTGGTCATTCCCGTCGATATGGATGGCAAGTTCACCTCCCAGGTACCTGACTACCAGGGGAAATTGGTGTTCGACGCTAATAAAGACATCATCAGGGACCTCAAGGCAGAGGGCAAGGTGGTTCGTCATCAAACCATCGAACACTCTTACCCTCACTCGTGGCGGTCGGGTGAACCGCTGATTTACATGGCGCTGCCGTCGTGGTTCGTAGCTGTCACAAAGTTCCGTGATCGCATGGTTGAGCTCAACCATGAGCAGATCGACTGGATGCCTTCCCATATTCGTGATGGTCAATTCGGAAAATGGCTGGAAGGCGCACGCGACTGGAATATTTCCCGCAATCGTTACTGGGGAGCTCCCATTCCAGTGTGGGTGTCTGATTCTGAAGAGTATCCGCGTATGGATGTCTACGGTTCTCTTGATGAGCTAGAGCGTGATTTTGGTGTCCGTCCGCAGTCTCTGCACCGACCGGACATCGATCAGCTGACCCGCCCGAATCCAGACGATCCAACCGGTAAGTCCACCATGCGTAGGGTTCCGGAGGTATTGGATTGCTGGTTTGAATCGGGTTCCATGCCGTTTGCTCAGAAGCACTACCCTTTTGAAAACAAAGAGTGGTTTGATACTCACTCACCGGCTGACTTCATTGTGGAGTATTCGGGTCAGTCGCGTGGTTGGTTCTACACACTCCATGTCTTATCCACAGCATTGTTCGATCGCCCGGCTTTCAAGAAGGTCGTGGCTCATGGCATTGTTCTGGGTGACGATGGACTGAAAATGTCCAAGTCCAAAGGCAACTATCCGAACGTGAACGAGGTTTTTGAACGGGATGGTTCCGACGCCATGCGTTGGTTCCTCATGTCAAGTCCTATTCTGCGTGGGGGTAATCTGATCGTCACGGAACAGGGCATTCGTGAAGGAGTACGGCACGCTATGCTGCCGATGTGGAATGCGTATTCCTTCCTGCGTCTCTATGCCTCCCAGCCGGCGCGTTATAGCACCGACTCCACCAATGTGTTGGATCGCTACATTTTGGCTAAGTTGCACGACACCGTTACGCGCGTCACCGAAGCGCTCGATAACACCGACGTCGCTATTGCCACTGACGAGATCCGGACATTCTGTGACGCTCTGACCAATTGGTATGTTCGCCGCTCCCGTGAGCGTTTCTGGGCTGGGGATACCGAATACCCAGAAGCTTTTCATACCTTGTATACGGTTCTGGAGACCCTATGCCGAGTGGCGGCGCCACTCCTGCCAATGACTACCGAAGTTATTTGGCGAGGTCTTACTGGGGAACGTTCAGTGCATCTGACCGATTATCCGAAGGCGGAGGATCTACCTCAGGATTCTGCCCTGGTGGAAGCGATGGACGCTGTACGCTCCATTAGTTCCGCGGCATCATCATTGCGCAAGTCCCATAAGTTGCGTAATCGTTTGCCTCTACCACGTCTGGCGGTTGCTATGCCGAATGCTGATGAGCTGGAGAATTTCACGTCAATCATTGCCGATGAAGTGAATGTCAAGGAAGTTGTCTTGACTGATGATGTGGCCTCTGTTGGACGTTTTGACGTTGTGGTTAATGCTCGCGCGGCAGGTCCTCGTCTCGGCAAAGACGTTCAGCGTGTGATCAAGGCAGTGAAGTCAGGTGATTATGAAGTAACTGATTCCGGAACAGTTGTGGCCGACGGCATTGAATTGCAGGACGGTGAGTATTCCCGCAGGCTGGTTGCTACCGACCCGGACAACACTGCTGAGGTCGCCGGCGTAGGTGGTCTGGTTGTGTTGGATACCTGCGTCACTCCTGAGCTGGAGGCGGAAGGCTGGGCCGCCGACCGTGTGCGTGGGCTGCAAGATGCCCGCAAGAACGCCGGTTTTGATGTGAGTGATCGCATCACCGTGACGCTGTCTGTACCTGCAGACAAGGAGGCCTGGGCTAAGGAGCATGCACAGAGCATCGCCAAGGAAGTCTTAGCTACAGAATTCCACGTGGTGGTCGGAGAAGAACTTCCGGTGGATGTGGCAGATGGTTGCACCGCTCAGGTCACCCGAAATTAG
- a CDS encoding RluA family pseudouridine synthase — MSRENRVMPVPDGLAGMRVDAGLSKLLGLSRTAVAELAVGGDVLQDGAAVSKSDRLVAGAWLDVTLPEPPRDLAAEPPQHVEGMDILYSDDDVIVVDKPVGVAAHPTLGWEGPTVTAGLAAAGFRISTSGPPERKGIVQRLDVGTSGVMIVAASERAYTVLKRAFRNREVTKTYHALVQGHPDPTSGTIDAPIGRHPSAGWRFAVREDGKHAVTHYDTLEAHRQASLLKVKLETGRTHQIRVHFSSLHHPLVGDPMYGCDPHLAERLGLIRQWLHAVSLGFPHPNGEFMTVESPYPADLAEALKRLREANGA, encoded by the coding sequence ATGAGCCGTGAGAACCGTGTGATGCCGGTGCCCGATGGTCTGGCGGGAATGCGCGTTGATGCGGGTTTGTCTAAGCTTTTGGGGCTTTCTCGTACAGCCGTTGCAGAGTTGGCAGTCGGCGGTGACGTACTGCAAGACGGTGCAGCCGTAAGCAAGTCTGATCGACTCGTTGCAGGTGCGTGGCTCGACGTCACCTTGCCAGAACCGCCACGCGATTTGGCGGCCGAGCCTCCACAGCACGTGGAGGGCATGGACATTTTGTATTCGGATGACGATGTCATCGTCGTGGATAAACCCGTGGGGGTTGCAGCGCATCCCACTCTGGGATGGGAAGGTCCGACAGTCACCGCAGGACTGGCGGCTGCCGGTTTCCGCATTTCCACGTCTGGGCCCCCGGAGCGCAAAGGCATCGTTCAACGCCTCGACGTCGGCACATCTGGCGTGATGATCGTGGCAGCATCCGAGCGGGCGTATACGGTGTTGAAGCGTGCTTTCCGTAACCGTGAAGTAACCAAGACCTACCACGCACTCGTCCAGGGGCATCCTGACCCAACGAGCGGAACCATCGATGCTCCGATTGGCCGTCATCCCAGCGCAGGGTGGCGTTTTGCTGTGCGCGAGGATGGCAAGCATGCCGTAACACACTACGACACCCTCGAAGCTCACCGGCAAGCTAGCTTGCTCAAAGTGAAACTGGAGACCGGTCGTACACATCAAATTCGCGTACATTTCTCCTCGTTGCACCATCCTTTGGTGGGAGATCCGATGTACGGGTGCGACCCGCACCTGGCAGAACGCCTCGGGCTGATTCGCCAATGGCTTCATGCTGTGTCTTTGGGCTTTCCGCACCCTAATGGAGAGTTCATGACTGTGGAATCTCCGTATCCAGCAGACTTGGCTGAAGCATTGAAGAGACTGAGGGAGGCCAACGGTGCCTAA